A window of the Helianthus annuus cultivar XRQ/B chromosome 4, HanXRQr2.0-SUNRISE, whole genome shotgun sequence genome harbors these coding sequences:
- the LOC110936087 gene encoding uncharacterized protein LOC110936087, translating to MAKRSIEGTLCSLKMTMCIKAVLRIIQLVVQQAIYGSTYWLPKVLPYALYQADGHILDCALQFYRDQTGSDKKEIFGAALPALLDELICSVDVDDSVDNSISYRESMCRLICTSYYSQQVHKPFSILKNADFIEGTRDFMLPCMIKG from the exons ATGGCGAAGCGAAGTATAGAGGGAACACTTTGTTCTCTGAAGATGACTATGTGTATTAAGGCTGTTCTGCGGATCATACAACTTGTCGTACAGCAGGCGAT ATATGGTTCAACTTACTGGCTACCCAAAGTTCTTCCTTATGCTCTTTATCAAGCAGATGGGCACATATTAGACTGCGCTTTGCAGTTTTATCGTGATCAGACTGGCTCTGATAAGAAAGAAATATTTGGAGCTGCTTTACCTGCGCTTTTGGATGAACTCATCTGTTCTGTGGATGTTGATGATTCCGTTGATAACAGCATAAG CTACAGGGAAAGCATGTGCAG gctgatatgTACTTCATATTACTCACAGCAAGTTCACAAGCCTTTTTCCATCTTAAAGAATGCAG ATTTTATAGAGGGTACCAGAGACTTTATGCTTCCATGCATGATAAAGGGATAG